Proteins encoded by one window of Melanotaenia boesemani isolate fMelBoe1 chromosome 10, fMelBoe1.pri, whole genome shotgun sequence:
- the LOC121647635 gene encoding FERM domain-containing protein 5 isoform X3, producing the protein MLSRFMSGSIRNLEREYNCTVRLLDDTEYTCTIQRDAKGQYLFDVICHHLNLLEKDYFGIRYVDPDKQRHWLEVTKSIAKQMKSQPPFTMCLRVKFYPPDPAALKEEITRYLVFLQIKRDLYHGRLLCKTSDAAMLAAYILQAEIGDYDPGKHPEGYSSKFQFFPKQSEKLERRIADIHKTEMIGQTPETSERNFLQKAQMLETYGVDPHPCKDVSGNPAFLAFTPFGFVVLQGNKRVHFLKWNEVTKLKFEGKTFHIYANQKEDKKIILTYFAPTPEACKHLWKCGVENQAFYKLEKSSQVRTVSSSNLFFKGSRFRYSGRVAKEVMEQSAKIKREPPEIHRAGLVPSRSCPSITHGPRLSSVPRTRRRAVHISIMEGLESLRDSAHSTPVRSVSHGESFIPRSRSQATDSSEGMAVISDEAYSPSDSVLPTPVAEHGMELAVSRQINGAPCSIEEEKESEAGTPMHGEGGDICVDSRATQEGAEGDSALSEVEQVNKFVLSVLRLLLVTIGLLFVLLLLLIILTESDLDIAFLSDIRQTPEFEQFHYEYFCPLRRWFACKLRWVGGLLIDK; encoded by the exons CGGGATGCAAAGGGACAGTATCTGTTTGACGTCATCTGCCACCACCTGAACTTACTAGAGAAAGACTATTTTGGCATCAGATATGTGGATCCAGACAAGCAACGG CACTGGTTGGAGGTTACAAAATCGATTGCAAAGCAAATGAAAT CTCAACCTCCGTTCACCATGTGTCTGAGAGTCAAGTTCTACCCTCCTGATCCTGCAGCTCTCAAGGAGGAAATCACTCG ATATCTTGTCTTCCTACAAATCAAAAGAGACCTCTACCATGGTCGTCTCCTGTGTAAAACCTCAGATGCGGCCATGCTGGCTGCCTACATCCTTCAAG CTGAGATCGGTGATTACGACCCTGGAAAACATCCTGAAGGTTACAGCTCTAAATTCCAGTTCTTCCCAAAACAATCAGAGAAGCTGGAACGCCGGATTGCAGACATACACAAGACAGAGATGAT TGGACAGACACCTGAGACATCAGAGCGAAATTTTCTGCAGAAAGCCCAGATGCTAGAGACATATGGTGTTGATCCTCATCCATGCAAG GATGTGTCTGGGAACCCTGCTTTTCTTGCCTTCACGCCATTTGGTTTCGTGGTGCTTCAAGGAAACAAGAGAGTTCATTTCCTCAAATG GAATGAGGTGACCAAACTCAAGTTCGAAGGCAAGACTTTTCACATATATGCAAATCAGAAGGAG GACAAAAAGATCATCTTGACATACTTTGCACCCACTCCGGAGGCATGCAAACATCTTTGGAAGTGTGGAGTGGAAAATCAAGCTTTTTACAA GCTTGAGAAGTCAAGCCAGGTTCGCACGGTGTCCAGCAGCAACTTGTTCTTCAAGGGCAGCCGTTTCCGCTACAG TGGGCGAGTGGCTAAAGAGGTGATGGAGCAGAGTGCCAAAATCAAACGTGAACCTCCAGAAATACACAG gGCTGGTCTTGTTCCCAGCAGAAGCTGTCCATCCATCACCCACGGACCTCGGCTGAGCAGTGTACCACGCACTCGTCGGAGAGCTGTACACATATCTATCATGGAGG GTTTGGAGTCCTTACGTGACAGTGCCCACTCTACACCTGTGCGTTCAGTGTCCCATGGGGAGTCCTTCATACCACGCTCCCGGAGCCAGGCCACAGACTCCAGCGAGGGGATGGCGGTTATCTCAGACGAGGCTTACAGTCCATCTGACAGCGTCCTTCCCACTCCTGTGGCTGAGCATGGCATGGAGCTAGCTGTCTCTCGCCAAATCAACGGAGCACCCTGCAGCattgaggaggagaaggagtcGGAGGCAGGCACGCCTATGCATGGGGAAGGGGGTGATATTTGTGTGGACAGTAGAGCTACACAGGAGGGTGCAGAGGGGGACTCAGCCCTCAGCGAGGTGGAACAGGTGAATAAGTTTGTCTTAAGTGTCCTCCGTTTGCTCCTTGTGACCATTGGACTCCTCTTTGTCTTGCTCCTCCTTCTCATCATCCTCACCGAGTCAGACCTTGACATTGCATTTTTAAGTGATATCCGCCAGACCCCCGAATTTGAGCAGTTCCATTATGAATACTTTTGTCCCCTCAGGCGATGGTTTGCCTGCAAACTCCGCTGGGTGGGCGGGTTGCTCATTGACAAATGA
- the LOC121647635 gene encoding FERM domain-containing protein 5 isoform X1 produces MTQRDGISGKMLSRFMSGSIRNLEREYNCTVRLLDDTEYTCTIQRDAKGQYLFDVICHHLNLLEKDYFGIRYVDPDKQRHWLEVTKSIAKQMKSQPPFTMCLRVKFYPPDPAALKEEITRYLVFLQIKRDLYHGRLLCKTSDAAMLAAYILQAEIGDYDPGKHPEGYSSKFQFFPKQSEKLERRIADIHKTEMIGQTPETSERNFLQKAQMLETYGVDPHPCKDVSGNPAFLAFTPFGFVVLQGNKRVHFLKWNEVTKLKFEGKTFHIYANQKEDKKIILTYFAPTPEACKHLWKCGVENQAFYKLEKSSQVRTVSSSNLFFKGSRFRYSGRVAKEVMEQSAKIKREPPEIHRAGLVPSRSCPSITHGPRLSSVPRTRRRAVHISIMEGLESLRDSAHSTPVRSVSHGESFIPRSRSQATDSSEGMAVISDEAYSPSDSVLPTPVAEHGMELAVSRQINGAPCSIEEEKESEAGTPMHGEGGDICVDSRATQEGAEGDSALSEVEQVNKFVLSVLRLLLVTIGLLFVLLLLLIILTESDLDIAFLSDIRQTPEFEQFHYEYFCPLRRWFACKLRWVGGLLIDK; encoded by the exons CGGGATGCAAAGGGACAGTATCTGTTTGACGTCATCTGCCACCACCTGAACTTACTAGAGAAAGACTATTTTGGCATCAGATATGTGGATCCAGACAAGCAACGG CACTGGTTGGAGGTTACAAAATCGATTGCAAAGCAAATGAAAT CTCAACCTCCGTTCACCATGTGTCTGAGAGTCAAGTTCTACCCTCCTGATCCTGCAGCTCTCAAGGAGGAAATCACTCG ATATCTTGTCTTCCTACAAATCAAAAGAGACCTCTACCATGGTCGTCTCCTGTGTAAAACCTCAGATGCGGCCATGCTGGCTGCCTACATCCTTCAAG CTGAGATCGGTGATTACGACCCTGGAAAACATCCTGAAGGTTACAGCTCTAAATTCCAGTTCTTCCCAAAACAATCAGAGAAGCTGGAACGCCGGATTGCAGACATACACAAGACAGAGATGAT TGGACAGACACCTGAGACATCAGAGCGAAATTTTCTGCAGAAAGCCCAGATGCTAGAGACATATGGTGTTGATCCTCATCCATGCAAG GATGTGTCTGGGAACCCTGCTTTTCTTGCCTTCACGCCATTTGGTTTCGTGGTGCTTCAAGGAAACAAGAGAGTTCATTTCCTCAAATG GAATGAGGTGACCAAACTCAAGTTCGAAGGCAAGACTTTTCACATATATGCAAATCAGAAGGAG GACAAAAAGATCATCTTGACATACTTTGCACCCACTCCGGAGGCATGCAAACATCTTTGGAAGTGTGGAGTGGAAAATCAAGCTTTTTACAA GCTTGAGAAGTCAAGCCAGGTTCGCACGGTGTCCAGCAGCAACTTGTTCTTCAAGGGCAGCCGTTTCCGCTACAG TGGGCGAGTGGCTAAAGAGGTGATGGAGCAGAGTGCCAAAATCAAACGTGAACCTCCAGAAATACACAG gGCTGGTCTTGTTCCCAGCAGAAGCTGTCCATCCATCACCCACGGACCTCGGCTGAGCAGTGTACCACGCACTCGTCGGAGAGCTGTACACATATCTATCATGGAGG GTTTGGAGTCCTTACGTGACAGTGCCCACTCTACACCTGTGCGTTCAGTGTCCCATGGGGAGTCCTTCATACCACGCTCCCGGAGCCAGGCCACAGACTCCAGCGAGGGGATGGCGGTTATCTCAGACGAGGCTTACAGTCCATCTGACAGCGTCCTTCCCACTCCTGTGGCTGAGCATGGCATGGAGCTAGCTGTCTCTCGCCAAATCAACGGAGCACCCTGCAGCattgaggaggagaaggagtcGGAGGCAGGCACGCCTATGCATGGGGAAGGGGGTGATATTTGTGTGGACAGTAGAGCTACACAGGAGGGTGCAGAGGGGGACTCAGCCCTCAGCGAGGTGGAACAGGTGAATAAGTTTGTCTTAAGTGTCCTCCGTTTGCTCCTTGTGACCATTGGACTCCTCTTTGTCTTGCTCCTCCTTCTCATCATCCTCACCGAGTCAGACCTTGACATTGCATTTTTAAGTGATATCCGCCAGACCCCCGAATTTGAGCAGTTCCATTATGAATACTTTTGTCCCCTCAGGCGATGGTTTGCCTGCAAACTCCGCTGGGTGGGCGGGTTGCTCATTGACAAATGA
- the LOC121647635 gene encoding FERM domain-containing protein 5 isoform X2: MTQRDGISGKMLSRFMSGSIRNLEREYNCTVRLLDDTEYTCTIQRDAKGQYLFDVICHHLNLLEKDYFGIRYVDPDKQRHWLEVTKSIAKQMKSQPPFTMCLRVKFYPPDPAALKEEITRYLVFLQIKRDLYHGRLLCKTSDAAMLAAYILQAEIGDYDPGKHPEGYSSKFQFFPKQSEKLERRIADIHKTEMIGQTPETSERNFLQKAQMLETYGVDPHPCKDVSGNPAFLAFTPFGFVVLQGNKRVHFLKWNEVTKLKFEGKTFHIYANQKEIILTYFAPTPEACKHLWKCGVENQAFYKLEKSSQVRTVSSSNLFFKGSRFRYSGRVAKEVMEQSAKIKREPPEIHRAGLVPSRSCPSITHGPRLSSVPRTRRRAVHISIMEGLESLRDSAHSTPVRSVSHGESFIPRSRSQATDSSEGMAVISDEAYSPSDSVLPTPVAEHGMELAVSRQINGAPCSIEEEKESEAGTPMHGEGGDICVDSRATQEGAEGDSALSEVEQVNKFVLSVLRLLLVTIGLLFVLLLLLIILTESDLDIAFLSDIRQTPEFEQFHYEYFCPLRRWFACKLRWVGGLLIDK, encoded by the exons CGGGATGCAAAGGGACAGTATCTGTTTGACGTCATCTGCCACCACCTGAACTTACTAGAGAAAGACTATTTTGGCATCAGATATGTGGATCCAGACAAGCAACGG CACTGGTTGGAGGTTACAAAATCGATTGCAAAGCAAATGAAAT CTCAACCTCCGTTCACCATGTGTCTGAGAGTCAAGTTCTACCCTCCTGATCCTGCAGCTCTCAAGGAGGAAATCACTCG ATATCTTGTCTTCCTACAAATCAAAAGAGACCTCTACCATGGTCGTCTCCTGTGTAAAACCTCAGATGCGGCCATGCTGGCTGCCTACATCCTTCAAG CTGAGATCGGTGATTACGACCCTGGAAAACATCCTGAAGGTTACAGCTCTAAATTCCAGTTCTTCCCAAAACAATCAGAGAAGCTGGAACGCCGGATTGCAGACATACACAAGACAGAGATGAT TGGACAGACACCTGAGACATCAGAGCGAAATTTTCTGCAGAAAGCCCAGATGCTAGAGACATATGGTGTTGATCCTCATCCATGCAAG GATGTGTCTGGGAACCCTGCTTTTCTTGCCTTCACGCCATTTGGTTTCGTGGTGCTTCAAGGAAACAAGAGAGTTCATTTCCTCAAATG GAATGAGGTGACCAAACTCAAGTTCGAAGGCAAGACTTTTCACATATATGCAAATCAGAAGGAG ATCATCTTGACATACTTTGCACCCACTCCGGAGGCATGCAAACATCTTTGGAAGTGTGGAGTGGAAAATCAAGCTTTTTACAA GCTTGAGAAGTCAAGCCAGGTTCGCACGGTGTCCAGCAGCAACTTGTTCTTCAAGGGCAGCCGTTTCCGCTACAG TGGGCGAGTGGCTAAAGAGGTGATGGAGCAGAGTGCCAAAATCAAACGTGAACCTCCAGAAATACACAG gGCTGGTCTTGTTCCCAGCAGAAGCTGTCCATCCATCACCCACGGACCTCGGCTGAGCAGTGTACCACGCACTCGTCGGAGAGCTGTACACATATCTATCATGGAGG GTTTGGAGTCCTTACGTGACAGTGCCCACTCTACACCTGTGCGTTCAGTGTCCCATGGGGAGTCCTTCATACCACGCTCCCGGAGCCAGGCCACAGACTCCAGCGAGGGGATGGCGGTTATCTCAGACGAGGCTTACAGTCCATCTGACAGCGTCCTTCCCACTCCTGTGGCTGAGCATGGCATGGAGCTAGCTGTCTCTCGCCAAATCAACGGAGCACCCTGCAGCattgaggaggagaaggagtcGGAGGCAGGCACGCCTATGCATGGGGAAGGGGGTGATATTTGTGTGGACAGTAGAGCTACACAGGAGGGTGCAGAGGGGGACTCAGCCCTCAGCGAGGTGGAACAGGTGAATAAGTTTGTCTTAAGTGTCCTCCGTTTGCTCCTTGTGACCATTGGACTCCTCTTTGTCTTGCTCCTCCTTCTCATCATCCTCACCGAGTCAGACCTTGACATTGCATTTTTAAGTGATATCCGCCAGACCCCCGAATTTGAGCAGTTCCATTATGAATACTTTTGTCCCCTCAGGCGATGGTTTGCCTGCAAACTCCGCTGGGTGGGCGGGTTGCTCATTGACAAATGA
- the LOC121647635 gene encoding FERM domain-containing protein 5 isoform X4: protein MTQRDGISGKMLSRFMSGSIRNLEREYNCTVRLLDDTEYTCTIQRDAKGQYLFDVICHHLNLLEKDYFGIRYVDPDKQRHWLEVTKSIAKQMKSQPPFTMCLRVKFYPPDPAALKEEITRYLVFLQIKRDLYHGRLLCKTSDAAMLAAYILQAEIGDYDPGKHPEGYSSKFQFFPKQSEKLERRIADIHKTEMIGQTPETSERNFLQKAQMLETYGVDPHPCKDVSGNPAFLAFTPFGFVVLQGNKRVHFLKWNEVTKLKFEGKTFHIYANQKEDKKIILTYFAPTPEACKHLWKCGVENQAFYKLEKSSQVRTVSSSNLFFKGSRFRYRAGLVPSRSCPSITHGPRLSSVPRTRRRAVHISIMEGLESLRDSAHSTPVRSVSHGESFIPRSRSQATDSSEGMAVISDEAYSPSDSVLPTPVAEHGMELAVSRQINGAPCSIEEEKESEAGTPMHGEGGDICVDSRATQEGAEGDSALSEVEQVNKFVLSVLRLLLVTIGLLFVLLLLLIILTESDLDIAFLSDIRQTPEFEQFHYEYFCPLRRWFACKLRWVGGLLIDK from the exons CGGGATGCAAAGGGACAGTATCTGTTTGACGTCATCTGCCACCACCTGAACTTACTAGAGAAAGACTATTTTGGCATCAGATATGTGGATCCAGACAAGCAACGG CACTGGTTGGAGGTTACAAAATCGATTGCAAAGCAAATGAAAT CTCAACCTCCGTTCACCATGTGTCTGAGAGTCAAGTTCTACCCTCCTGATCCTGCAGCTCTCAAGGAGGAAATCACTCG ATATCTTGTCTTCCTACAAATCAAAAGAGACCTCTACCATGGTCGTCTCCTGTGTAAAACCTCAGATGCGGCCATGCTGGCTGCCTACATCCTTCAAG CTGAGATCGGTGATTACGACCCTGGAAAACATCCTGAAGGTTACAGCTCTAAATTCCAGTTCTTCCCAAAACAATCAGAGAAGCTGGAACGCCGGATTGCAGACATACACAAGACAGAGATGAT TGGACAGACACCTGAGACATCAGAGCGAAATTTTCTGCAGAAAGCCCAGATGCTAGAGACATATGGTGTTGATCCTCATCCATGCAAG GATGTGTCTGGGAACCCTGCTTTTCTTGCCTTCACGCCATTTGGTTTCGTGGTGCTTCAAGGAAACAAGAGAGTTCATTTCCTCAAATG GAATGAGGTGACCAAACTCAAGTTCGAAGGCAAGACTTTTCACATATATGCAAATCAGAAGGAG GACAAAAAGATCATCTTGACATACTTTGCACCCACTCCGGAGGCATGCAAACATCTTTGGAAGTGTGGAGTGGAAAATCAAGCTTTTTACAA GCTTGAGAAGTCAAGCCAGGTTCGCACGGTGTCCAGCAGCAACTTGTTCTTCAAGGGCAGCCGTTTCCGCTACAG gGCTGGTCTTGTTCCCAGCAGAAGCTGTCCATCCATCACCCACGGACCTCGGCTGAGCAGTGTACCACGCACTCGTCGGAGAGCTGTACACATATCTATCATGGAGG GTTTGGAGTCCTTACGTGACAGTGCCCACTCTACACCTGTGCGTTCAGTGTCCCATGGGGAGTCCTTCATACCACGCTCCCGGAGCCAGGCCACAGACTCCAGCGAGGGGATGGCGGTTATCTCAGACGAGGCTTACAGTCCATCTGACAGCGTCCTTCCCACTCCTGTGGCTGAGCATGGCATGGAGCTAGCTGTCTCTCGCCAAATCAACGGAGCACCCTGCAGCattgaggaggagaaggagtcGGAGGCAGGCACGCCTATGCATGGGGAAGGGGGTGATATTTGTGTGGACAGTAGAGCTACACAGGAGGGTGCAGAGGGGGACTCAGCCCTCAGCGAGGTGGAACAGGTGAATAAGTTTGTCTTAAGTGTCCTCCGTTTGCTCCTTGTGACCATTGGACTCCTCTTTGTCTTGCTCCTCCTTCTCATCATCCTCACCGAGTCAGACCTTGACATTGCATTTTTAAGTGATATCCGCCAGACCCCCGAATTTGAGCAGTTCCATTATGAATACTTTTGTCCCCTCAGGCGATGGTTTGCCTGCAAACTCCGCTGGGTGGGCGGGTTGCTCATTGACAAATGA
- the LOC121647635 gene encoding FERM domain-containing protein 5 isoform X5, with amino-acid sequence MTQRDGISGKMLSRFMSGSIRNLEREYNCTVRLLDDTEYTCTIQRDAKGQYLFDVICHHLNLLEKDYFGIRYVDPDKQRHWLEVTKSIAKQMKSQPPFTMCLRVKFYPPDPAALKEEITRYLVFLQIKRDLYHGRLLCKTSDAAMLAAYILQAEIGDYDPGKHPEGYSSKFQFFPKQSEKLERRIADIHKTEMIGQTPETSERNFLQKAQMLETYGVDPHPCKDVSGNPAFLAFTPFGFVVLQGNKRVHFLKWNEVTKLKFEGKTFHIYANQKEDKKIILTYFAPTPEACKHLWKCGVENQAFYKLEKSSQVRTVSSSNLFFKGSRFRYSGRVAKEVMEQSAKIKREPPEIHRAGLVPSRSCPSITHGPRLSSVPRTRRRAVHISIMEGLESLRDSAHSTPVRSVSHGESFIPRSRSQATDSSEGMAVISDEAYSPSDSVLPTPVAEHGMELAVSRQINGAPCSIEEEKESEAGTPMHGEGGDICVDSRATQEGAEGDSALSEVEQAMVCLQTPLGGRVAH; translated from the exons CGGGATGCAAAGGGACAGTATCTGTTTGACGTCATCTGCCACCACCTGAACTTACTAGAGAAAGACTATTTTGGCATCAGATATGTGGATCCAGACAAGCAACGG CACTGGTTGGAGGTTACAAAATCGATTGCAAAGCAAATGAAAT CTCAACCTCCGTTCACCATGTGTCTGAGAGTCAAGTTCTACCCTCCTGATCCTGCAGCTCTCAAGGAGGAAATCACTCG ATATCTTGTCTTCCTACAAATCAAAAGAGACCTCTACCATGGTCGTCTCCTGTGTAAAACCTCAGATGCGGCCATGCTGGCTGCCTACATCCTTCAAG CTGAGATCGGTGATTACGACCCTGGAAAACATCCTGAAGGTTACAGCTCTAAATTCCAGTTCTTCCCAAAACAATCAGAGAAGCTGGAACGCCGGATTGCAGACATACACAAGACAGAGATGAT TGGACAGACACCTGAGACATCAGAGCGAAATTTTCTGCAGAAAGCCCAGATGCTAGAGACATATGGTGTTGATCCTCATCCATGCAAG GATGTGTCTGGGAACCCTGCTTTTCTTGCCTTCACGCCATTTGGTTTCGTGGTGCTTCAAGGAAACAAGAGAGTTCATTTCCTCAAATG GAATGAGGTGACCAAACTCAAGTTCGAAGGCAAGACTTTTCACATATATGCAAATCAGAAGGAG GACAAAAAGATCATCTTGACATACTTTGCACCCACTCCGGAGGCATGCAAACATCTTTGGAAGTGTGGAGTGGAAAATCAAGCTTTTTACAA GCTTGAGAAGTCAAGCCAGGTTCGCACGGTGTCCAGCAGCAACTTGTTCTTCAAGGGCAGCCGTTTCCGCTACAG TGGGCGAGTGGCTAAAGAGGTGATGGAGCAGAGTGCCAAAATCAAACGTGAACCTCCAGAAATACACAG gGCTGGTCTTGTTCCCAGCAGAAGCTGTCCATCCATCACCCACGGACCTCGGCTGAGCAGTGTACCACGCACTCGTCGGAGAGCTGTACACATATCTATCATGGAGG GTTTGGAGTCCTTACGTGACAGTGCCCACTCTACACCTGTGCGTTCAGTGTCCCATGGGGAGTCCTTCATACCACGCTCCCGGAGCCAGGCCACAGACTCCAGCGAGGGGATGGCGGTTATCTCAGACGAGGCTTACAGTCCATCTGACAGCGTCCTTCCCACTCCTGTGGCTGAGCATGGCATGGAGCTAGCTGTCTCTCGCCAAATCAACGGAGCACCCTGCAGCattgaggaggagaaggagtcGGAGGCAGGCACGCCTATGCATGGGGAAGGGGGTGATATTTGTGTGGACAGTAGAGCTACACAGGAGGGTGCAGAGGGGGACTCAGCCCTCAGCGAGGTGGAACAG GCGATGGTTTGCCTGCAAACTCCGCTGGGTGGGCGGGTTGCTCATTGA